The stretch of DNA TCAAACTCCCGCCTTCTCACACTGAcagattctctctctctctctctcttgcagTCATGGCTTCAAATACAGGTACAAAGAGAAAACTAGATGTTACATCattttcaaatttccctttcttctttccttacaagttatttaatttattatgcttCAGGTGGTAATGGCGTCGATCTCTGGTCAGAGATCATAGCTtcccaacaacaacaacaacaacaacaacaacagtcGCATGTTGAAGTGTTTTACAGAAGAAGAAAACCATCTAAAACCCCTCCTGATGTCCTTCCTCCgtaagtttttgtttttgatCAAGTGTTCTACCAAACTTTTTCATGCTTAATTTGTAGCTTTTGAACACTTTAATTGTGTTTTGGATTTTTCAGGAAGCAAATGGGCTTGGAAGATGATGGGATTCATCATCGACTAAGCTTGGTTGTTCTCCCCCCTGGTCCAACGAAACGCATCAGTTGGAATCGTTCACTCTCTACCAGGTTTATTTCCCTGTTTTCTGAACCCATTTTGGGTTTTTGTTTATACTTTTGATTTACATTTACTTTCTAGTGTTTGAGTTATATcaattttctcttttttggtTGCTTCTTATGTTGGTAACTGGGTTTTGGCGATACACATTATTTGCCATTGTCACCATAATCTTTTGAGATTATGCTTTAAAAAAATTCCcattttcttcatttttatttGTCTGTATATTGTATCGTTTCTGATTTTGGCTTCAGGGTAATGATTTATTAGATTTATAGTTTTCATTTGTGGTTTTCATTATTGGATTGTATGCAGAGGTCGGACTAGTATTGCCGTTGGCACTTGCATTAATCACCAGCCACAACCTAAGAAGGGCAAGAGAAAGGGAAAGCCTCCTCGACCCAAAGTGTGATTTCGCTACTCTTATTATGCTGTTTCTTTGTATTGCCAGTGGTTGTTAGTATGTAGTAATTTGTTTGTAGTGTCCAACATGAAATTGCATTTTGTCAACTTTGAATTGAATCATATTTTTTTACGTTTTTGGTACAACTGTTTGTATCTAGAACAAGGAAATTTGCTTTCAGTTGTCTCAAGAGGTAGATCAAAATGATTTGTTTTGGTTGACATTATCATAGAAGTTTTGATGTTTTAAATTCTAAACGGATAAAGGTATTtgagaacttttttttttgtttgtgaaaacCATGTATTTATACTATCTTGTGTCCTTGTGGTCAGGGAAAacaatttaaacctcaaaattttGAGATGGAGAGGATGTATTTTGAAGAGGTTGATGCCTTTGAATTATTGGAGGAGAGCCCCTCTCCCAAAGTTTTTGGCACATGGGCCGGGCCCAACAATACTGATAGTGTTGCATTAACACATCTGTCCACAAGACTAAACAAGTGGTTAATCTGTAGGAATTTGAACTACTCCTGTGGACCTTCGAGCACGTTATCAAAGATTCTAGGAACACCGTCTGTTAAGTTGGAACCTATAGATTGTGATAACATTGACCCTGGAAATATGAAAACTCCGGAAAAGTCATCTGCCAAAGGCACTTCTCGTTTGCCTTGTGCTGAGATCACATCACATAAGGTTGAGGACGTGGGCAATGAGAGTTTTGAAGAATTAGAAGCTTCAGTCAAAAAACTGTCACTAGCATCAACTTCTTCGTCAGATGCTTTGCAATTTAATCCATTTGCTACACTGTTAGCAGTGTGTGAACAGTCAGTGCCTTCTAAGTTTCAGGATGTTTTCTCAAAATATTGGTATGTTTCTTGCTCTTTATATAGTCATATGTGTGTATAGGTGTAGCAGTTACTTGTGTCTTATTAAAAGctaaaaaattggaaccaattGAACATGGCTAACATCTTTTTAACACTTTATTCCCATTCATTGTGTTCTTATTATTTCATGGCTGTACAAATGATAGTAACATTCAACTTGCAAACCAATGTACACAAAACAGAATGCTGGATTCATCAGCAGTCTTATGTATGACTTGTGTAGTAATCACTTACTAAGCTTCATATTTTCATTCTTAGTCCTGGCTCAGGGTCCAGGTTTGAGTTGCATAATGATTCTGATTTTAGGTCCTACAACTAGTTTTATAGCATAGTACTCTCTAAGTAGCAAAAAATTTATAAGATGACAAGCTAAGTTGTTAGTTCAATAGAGAAGGAATATTTTTTGATATGGCATGTTAACTATAATAGGTATCTTGAAAGTATATCCAATAGTTCTCTGGTGATATTTGAGGTCCTCCAGTTTTCTCTCTCTGTCATTTGACatccaattatatattttgCAGTCAAgacttttctttgtttttctttttaattgaatTGTTCAAGTCAGAGTGCTTGAGGTTTTAGGCTTTAATtaatatgaattttttaataattatgtgaCCTGTCTTTAGGCTATTTTGCTTATCATATCTGTTTGTGCATTTTACCTCACAAACAAGATTATGATctttaatatgtatatttttaaatttagtgaTCCACAGGAGATCATTAAAATTGGAGAAGGGACGTTTGGAGAAGCTTTTATGGCTGGAAATTATGTCTGCAAAATAGTTCCTATAGATGGAGACTTCAGAGTTAATGGAGAAGTGCAAAAGGTATGCCTATCTACAACTTATTGCAACGGTTTTGTCAATTAATAAGACTATTGATAGTAAGTAAACGTAGGACAACACAgatgtataaaattataaaaaaaaattgttttaaacCAGTTTTTTTATCACCTTGGCAAGTATTCATCAATGCACCTTAGAGTTCTTTCAAGACCTTATTCATACCTCTGCAAGTTTTATCATTATGTTAATAGGCTTTGTTTACTGCTGACTGTTGCAATCTTTTGTGGTTGCTATGCTCCAGAGATCAGAAGAACTGCTCGAGGAGGTTGTACTTTCCCGAActcttaattatttaagacaacACCAAGAAGATGCTCGTAATGCCTGCACCACTTTTATTGGAACAATAGAGTATGTAATCTCTCTGCTTTTGATGTTCAAAGTTTTACGATTCTTCTTGCAAGGTGCAACTGTATCATTATGCAGAAAGTTCCTTAATTTAGTTCTGCTTAACTTACTTCATTCACATCCTGAATGCTACGAACACAGTGCTATAGGCTGTTGAGAGTTCTGAGTGAGCGTTTATGTCATTGGGGGtgaacttttatttatttagatatTACTGTCTGACCTCAACCTATTGCAGTTTAAAGGTATGCCAGGGTTCCTATGATGCTAGTATGATCAAAGCGTGGGAAGAGTGGGATGAAAATAATGGTTCAGAAAATGATCATCCGAATGAATTTCCTGATAAACAGGTTTGTTTTACTTGCTGTTgaatttttgttatcttttgaaTCTATTTTGACATCTCTACCATACCAAGTGTgcatattgatatttttatgtatatttatataatgaGAATTGAATTTCATCCTCTATTTAAGGATTGCTACAAGTTTATGAGGTGAATATGGTCTTTAGTTGTTTTATACAACTGGTGATGTTGTATGCAGCGCTATGTCATGTTTGTCCTAGAACATGGTGGTAAGGATCTTGAGAGCTTTGTACTTCTAAACTTCAACGAGGCTTTGTCTTTCCTGGTTCAGGTAAGTTGCAGTCATGTATAATATCAATCCATATTTCCTGCGACCAAAAATCTTTAACTTgttattatgtaattattttgttgtGCTTTCCAGGTTACAGCAGCCCTTGCAGTGGCAGAAGCTGCATATGAATTTGAACACCGGGATCTGCACTGGTACAATTTATTGCAAAATGTGGTTTTGATCGATTGATTGTGGAGTGTATTTTGTGGCTTAACGAAATTTGTCTGATTGCAGGGGAAATGTCCTTTTGAGTAGGAATGAGTCTGCAACTGTGCAGTTCATTCTCGAGGGGAAGAAGATGTCTGTGAAGACATTTGGATTATTGGTTTCAATAATTGACTTTACTCTTTCAAGAATAAATACTGGTATCCTTTTTCTCTCCTCTGGTCAGAAATTATATAATCcgctatattataaattttcttTTAGTAGCATAGTTAACCAATGTCATGGATGCACAGGCGAAGACATACTTTATCTGGACCTATCCTCAGATCCTTATCTTTTTAAAGGTCCCAAAGGAGATAAACAAGTAAGAAGTGGTGATATGGAACTAATGTTGCATTAGTAAGTTTATCTTAAAACAAAGCTAATTTAGGTTTCATTGCTTCCAGTCAGAAACTTACCGGAAGATGAAGGAGATAACAGATGATTGTTGGGAGGGAAGGTACAGTTGAGAAAATAGTGATGCATGATTATAAAATACTGGATAGAATCTGTTCTCGGATgatatagaaaaagaaaaagaaaaaaaaatgtatattgtGCATGCACCATTGAACAAAATTAACCTGGATCTTTTTCTTGGATCCTAATTATTGTTAACTTTTATTGTTATCTTTGCTTCTAATTTATAAGGATCCTTAATCTTAATGTGAACATATTATATTTGACAGCTTTTCTAAAACAAATGTGCTGTGGTTGCAATACTTGGTGGATATATTGCTCTTGAAGAAATCATTTGTAAGCTTAATTTCTTCTTTAAACAACCTCttcagactttttttttttttgtttctgttAGTTTAAAGATACTGCATATTCATTGCTTTAAATCCATATCTAGAATGGATAGTTGGCTTTGATGTTGTGAGGGTCTTTCAATACTATTAGGATTTGATAGTTGGCTTTGATGTTGTGAGGGTCTGTTGATACAATTAGGATTTGATATACATTGCCCTCTAAAAGAGGTTTCTTAAGCTTTCAAAATATGATCCAAAAGGGGTAGCTTGTGTAGTGGACACGCGGTTTAGGCATACCTACAATGCCTGAGGTTCGAGTAGGAGGTACCTACATGGCAATTGCCATAGTTTCCGGAATTCCAATAATTGTAGGGTTAGGCGTAAgttaaattacaaaatatgagGTTCTTAATCTGAATTGTGTAAGTGTTGGGAATGATCTTTCAATAGTCATGAATTCTTGAATCTAAGCACTCATAATCAGATATGAAGAAGTGATAATATTTTCGGTTTTAACTAATGAAATGGTGTGGTAGGAACGTACCTCAAAGAACGAGAGAGATCTGCGCTCTTTGAAGAAGCGTTTAGATACATATGGTTCTGCCAAAGAGGCTATTTCTGATCCATTTTTCAGTGACTTATTGGTTGAACGGGTACAAATTATTGACTTGGATGACTAGTAACTTACCTGCACAAGAAAAGAGGGAGGTTTTTTTTGCATTGTATATCATCAGCAGAAAGAtttgtaacttttttttctttctttcttctgtCTAAAGTTAGTGTCCAAACACTGATAATTGTCATGTGAAACACGTCATTTTATGGACCAAGTGTTTGGATATCGATGAGAAATGTTGATTATGATATAGATCACTTGCCTTTTTCTGGTCTGTAACAAAGATTTGCTATGTCATTATGCACTATATATACTATCTAGAACAACTTGTTCTTTTGAACCCACTTTTGTGTGCTCTCCAAACAACACCTTAACCAAGAAATATTAGCAATTATTCAATGTACtttcttgttaattttttataatattgctACTGACTTTTTCATCACCTGATTTGTTTCAAAAAGATGTTGTGTATATGCTGCTGATTTCACCAACCCCACCATTTTTTTTGGGGTAACTACTTGCTCTAacaagtttatatatatacatcaacTCAACTCATATGTTTTTATCCATTCCAAACTTTTAAGAGTTAGAAAATCAAAGCCTCCAAAGCTAATATCTCAAATTGAATGTACCCATATCAGAACTTTATtatatcttttaattttatgggtCATCATATTCATATGATGacacttaaataaatatatataaaaatgtactcAACCTTATCGCCGCTAATGACTGTATGACCATCTTTGCTTTCGGCTCAGAACTTTAGTCACATAATAATGTGCTTTTGATTCACTCTTTTGAATTTCACATGGGTTGTCTATACTCATAttaatattgtattgtatatattctATATGGTCAGCTGATAGACAAAAATATAAGGCTCAGTTcagctttttatttatttttactgcTACTTATCATTGATATTAACTTGCTTGAATTTAACACACCTACCTAGACTAGAATATGATAAAActgttttatatataataaataaaagtcCCACCAAGGATATTGTGGTTGATTTATACAATCAGGCaaagaaacaaaaagaaaaagaaaacatttttatttttctttttctttttagaaTAAGTAATTTTGCATGGTTTTGTTGAATGGATATATATGGGTGTGGTACGTTTTTTTATTGATCATGGGACCATGATGATGCAGCATGGAATATTTTGTGTCAGATATTTTACACGAGGGATTAATTGTTaagaaatttatatattaattagaccatgtcTCACTATCACATCTTCTTGCAAAGCCTTATTCAACAAGTAACACTATCCAAAAGTAGGAATCAAATACCCAAAAACAAAAACGAGAAgactttctattattttatcgtttggaacgccgtattagatcgtattgtattgtattatattgaattggattatatatcatatttttatataatactatgttaaactttaatttatactaaaatattatatatttaggtgtccataaaagttaataccacatatagttttacataaaaatattgcataaaatacaatttaatataatacaatacaatacaatacgacctaatacggcattCCAAACGAGCCCCTTATCATTTACAAATTACAAATACTGAATCATTAAGATGGTTTTTGCCTGGGATGAGAAAAAGGGAGAGTGTATGGGTTAGAACCCAAAATTTTTAATACTACTACCCTacactaaaagaaaaaaaaaatcaaaattataaaaaattgttttcactttttaaaaataaaaaattgcttTTAAAAACAAATAGAGAATGTTTGGCCAAATTTTTCATTAACAATTTTCTAAAAACTGAATTaaagaaaacaattaaaaaaaaatctaaatgttATTTCCTATTTCAAAAacaagttttattttgttttgtctgatacgttcttttttttttacattttctcATATACTCGGGTTCGAGCTCTGGGATTTGGATCTAGGTTTGGGGTTTGGGGTCCGAGTTGAAGTCTAAATCTGGTATATTAGTTTTTTACATATACCCGAGTTTGGGGTTCAGGGTTTGCATACAGGTTTAGGGTCCGAGATTTGGGTTCGGGGCTGGAGCtagggtctgagttcgggtttgaatttgagttcaagttcgggttcaagtttgagtttgagtcTGAGTTCGGGGCTGGGGTTCGAGTCCATATCTAGAGTTGGGGTCTAGGGCcggggtttgggtctaggtatAGGTTTGGGACCAAGGCCGATGTCCAAAGTCGGTGTCGCAATGGACTTGGGGGTTGGGATTGAATCAAGCAAGGTATGGAATATCAAAGCTTTTCTTACTAAAAAGAagtctaaaaacaattttttaaaaaatattaactaaacacgtcttgtattttgaaaactacatttttatttttgttttcatttcaaaaaatacaattttgaaGACAGaaaacagaaaagaaaaaaaaaatatactaaacacCACTTTAGTATTTTTCTTTGAATCCTCTTTTACAACTAGGAAGCGtgtaattatttaaatgaaTCGGCAAAGCTTGTGAAATTTATCCATGAATCTTTTTTTGTATAGgctatttttcaattagaaaGAGTCACATTAGTTCGTAATGAGTGATGACCTAGCCTTTTTTGTGCTTATTCATTTTGACCAACTAATTAACAATTTTCAAGTCTTTTAAGAATCTAAGTTGTCTAACCACTTCATTGATCATCCTTCTCTTTTCTAGATTGATTTgatcaaaaatgaaaaaaaaaaaaaaggtttatgtatatatactaaggtgccgtttggtaacacttttattttttaattttttaatcacaaaatgaaagtaaaatttttgtttttaaaaaatttattttttaaaaaacaaaaatgcgttctataaccacttttgtttttcaattttaaaaacagaaaacaaaagtgtgttatgtaaagtttatttttatttttattttttgattttatttaagtcgggtctaggtccggggtcggattcgggttcaagtcaaaaaccgggtttagcgccagggccgtagggaggggatttgggtccgggtctggtcgtaatctaaaagattgattaagaaaaaaaactgtttgaaaaaaatattgaaagtgattttttttgtttttaaaattttgatttctaattataaaattgaaaagtaaaaacagttttatagaacatgtttttgaaaaatattttcacttttctacttttaaaaacaaaaaaaaactgattaaaaaagtgttaccaaacgccacctaagtaTAGTTTAGAGCATCTCTTATGGAGTTCTAAATAAATGATGCaacattatattttaatatttttataaaaaaatcatttctAATTGTGTGATTTAACATTAATGAAttactttaatatatttttttaattaaaatattgccactgatttttaaaatatatatctaatttattaaatctcgttaatataataattattttttattttaattttatcttaatttattattatacatTGAAGTACAattataaaaagtgtattaaatataatatttactaatattttttgctaaattttatatattttgggaGATCCGTGCTCCCAAAATATTTGatgcaaaaattaaaattaagaagCATATTGTAACTATGTTTATTCACTAATCTACCACTGTGATTTATGCATGCTCCAAACACAATTATAATAAGTGTGTACGTATATAAtatgggatatgattttgtctcgTAATGTACTTTCATGGAATGTATttcgtggtacattagatgggtctcagggtacattaaatgagtgtcagggtacgtttctatttttttaactctaattacccctagatcaatctcagccgtcaaattaaataactccctcatctgacggctgccgtatatcacggattacaatccgtgaaagtacaataacgggacaaaatcatatccctatataatatttaaatattttgattcTTTAGGTATATACTTAAAGAGAAAAATTTGCAGGGGCATTTAtgtctatttttttataattcaatttttttggtATAACAATTTACATTCTACTTATTTAGAACCTTTTAtaagtttttataaaattttattaaaaataaatgttaaaataataaattttgcaCGTATATACCTGTATATAAAACTTCAAAACAATTTAGTTTCCTTCTCGacacataaataattaagttataataatataataaaagaaaattatacacattataatttataatcttataaattttagaaaaaaattaaaatagtttatataattaaaaatataaaataaattagtttGAAGATAATTATATTCATTATCGGTGGCGGAAAGACATGAAGTAATTTAGGGACACATGATCtcacctaattttttaattttttttatacgtatatttttgttatatatttgtatttttacttctataaatttaatttttattttagtttaaccattatatattataattttgcccatataaatttatatttttttttatttttatcttcatatatttttatatttattctcCTATATCAATTCCTatctataaaatttatatttttcttcataataaaaataatatttttttataagtataatttttttccaaaacaaaaaaatttgcCCGCTAATATTTCCACTGttgattatatataaaaaattacaatttttgtcaagtatcaaaataaaaatgctaTGAGTGAGAGTGAGTAAATTAAAAGTAGAATGACCAACGAGATAGAAAAAATTATCTAAAAAGCCAAAGTTTTTCTCATTCCCACATCAACGTCTTTTTTTATGAGTGGTTCAAGAGCAGTTGTCTGAGAATGGTTCGGTTCGGCTCAACGACGTTTTagatttttgttttcatttattaatttactattattagtttaattccaTTTAATGTTTTTTATGGAGTTAGATTTATTGGGAGTTCattccttaattaattttaatgctATCATCGTGTTTATGTGTtgaaactaatttagtttttccattagtcttgtcttttaGTCTTGTCTTTTAACATTGTTTTTTAGTGTTTTCCTTTTAGTTTTTTCTGGTTTGAGTCTTGTCTTTTGGCATGGGTTGTGTAGCTCAGAATTATCACGGTGCTATGGTAGAAGCATTCAAGAAGGGGAAGATTGGATGTGTGTTCAACCCGAAATTGTTGAGATAATAGGCATTAAAGAAGCATTGAGTTGGATTGCAACTCATTCGTAGGATAGAGTCATGTTAGAAACAGATAGCTTGGTGTGTGTCCAAGCGATTCAGAGCGGTATTTTATAAGAGACTCTTGTTTTTTTACAGGTCGTGTGCTTTAGTTAGAGATTGTTCCTCTGAAGAGAGTTCTATTGTTTTgaacgaatttattaattaatagatcttatttttattaaaagagagagagagagagtagaaTGACCATGTTCATATTTATCGTTAGTGTTTTAGATAATGCTTTAAACTTAGTGGAGTGTCATCTTGTAAGAAAGTAGTAAACTAACTTTTCTACTTTGCATTTATTTTCATGAGAGGAAAATCCATCAAAATTCAGATGAAAGGGACATGaaggaaaataaataaatacaaatcaCTTTTACCAAAATCTATAAATTATATAAGGATATCATCATtagttttgttgattttttcactcaaaaatgtTAGTGGATATGtctttaaaataatcttgtatttttttaaaaaaatataaatataaataaatcatCCAATAATCATCCATTTtgatcaaaataacaaactatTAAAGAATGATTTTTAGTTTTGTCTTTTACATAAGATTTCTTACTAATTTAATAGAAACAAAACTACGATAATGGCCTTTTAACTCACTTGAATAACAAAAATGCAATTATAATCTATATTGTATATAGCTATATTATGTAACATAACaatcaatatttaattaatatcaagaaaataaatgatattttttttcctatttttgtgtCTGAAAAAATCGTAcaaactttaaatacaaaattatgttAGTATTGCCAAAATTACTACATATCGTTtacaagtaataataataaaattaattaaattattatttttatttagcaAATAAGTAAATACATTTTTAAGCTAAATAAATTaagcaaaaattaaataaaacaaacaaatatagTTTAACAATAGATGTAAAATTAGGGATATAATTACTTTGATTATCCAATCATTAATACTAATTAGCCATTCTTCTTCCTCCTATATGatgacaaattataaattaatctaCTCTTTTTAGATCATAAATGTCATAAACTGCATGTCAACTACTGCATCTCTGTGATAGAACAATATACAATttacattaagcaataatctaaaagtCACATTAGGTAtctaaatactttcgtttcacatcaaaatctatgttttatttatttagagcatTCATAATATtcacttttcaaattttatattagttaggatcataaatcatgcaaaaggtgatcaaggttaaacatgtaataaataaaaagatgaaTAAATCAcacaatcaagaaaaaaaaaacagttaacTAATATCATGATCTTAGACAATATCTATCAAACCTCTAAATTAGGAGTTTAGCTCATAATCAAATTCATAATCAAAGGCACAAATAAGAACAtagaaaattaaagaggaaGAAAAGGAAACTAGATAGAGGATTGTCACGAATCGCCCACACTCATTCCAAGCTTCTCCTTCTTGTGTTTCTAGGATTCCATTTTGTATACTTCCTTTGAAATTCGACCcattttcattaaaataaagtttttcagcctaaaattgagaaaaaaagaAGTTGCCCATGTATCGTATGGAGGCGGTGCCGCAGCCACTAATAACCTTGCCGCGGCACCTGTACAAATACGGAAAAACATCATTTTTGTACTCCCTCGCTGCGACCACCATTAGCCTCACCGTAGCGATAACACGTTTTTCTACTTTGACCTCTCTCAGTAAAGTATGCATAACTTTTACATACATACTCCAAATGAGCTAATTCAGGATGCGTTGGAAAGCTGaaaaaagagatctaaaacttctatattttgactttttccaaaatttgaTCAAAACATAGCCAAATTTTGGTTTGAAGTTTTAGGTTTATTTTCTTGTaaaaatttttctattttatatattatcatATTTTCAATATTTGACCAATTTATACATTCTAAGTGTCGAAACTTGAAACAAAAAAGACAAGCATAATTTTGTTCCAAAAAGTaacaatgaagaaaaaaaattaactctaAAAATGACCCGAACAATAGGCTAAAAATAGTCTAATAAATTCTTCCAATCTAAATCCTTAC from Cannabis sativa cultivar Pink pepper isolate KNU-18-1 chromosome 2, ASM2916894v1, whole genome shotgun sequence encodes:
- the LOC115718448 gene encoding serine/threonine-protein kinase haspin homolog — protein: MASNTGGNGVDLWSEIIASQQQQQQQQQQSHVEVFYRRRKPSKTPPDVLPPKQMGLEDDGIHHRLSLVVLPPGPTKRISWNRSLSTRGRTSIAVGTCINHQPQPKKGKRKGKPPRPKGKQFKPQNFEMERMYFEEVDAFELLEESPSPKVFGTWAGPNNTDSVALTHLSTRLNKWLICRNLNYSCGPSSTLSKILGTPSVKLEPIDCDNIDPGNMKTPEKSSAKGTSRLPCAEITSHKVEDVGNESFEELEASVKKLSLASTSSSDALQFNPFATLLAVCEQSVPSKFQDVFSKYCDPQEIIKIGEGTFGEAFMAGNYVCKIVPIDGDFRVNGEVQKRSEELLEEVVLSRTLNYLRQHQEDARNACTTFIGTIDLKVCQGSYDASMIKAWEEWDENNGSENDHPNEFPDKQRYVMFVLEHGGKDLESFVLLNFNEALSFLVQVTAALAVAEAAYEFEHRDLHWGNVLLSRNESATVQFILEGKKMSVKTFGLLVSIIDFTLSRINTGEDILYLDLSSDPYLFKGPKGDKQSETYRKMKEITDDCWEGSFSKTNVLWLQYLVDILLLKKSFERTSKNERDLRSLKKRLDTYGSAKEAISDPFFSDLLVERVQIIDLDD